One region of Thunnus albacares chromosome 20, fThuAlb1.1, whole genome shotgun sequence genomic DNA includes:
- the mybpc2b gene encoding myosin binding protein Cb isoform X2, with translation MPEPVPAEKPQGEAEPHPAEIDAPHPEGEVLSTELTGLFVEKPPDSIVAVAGTDITFTAKVDSSKLVRKPVMKWLKGKWLDLGSKAGKHMQFKETYDRNTKVYTYEMKIIKVVPGDAGGYRCEVTSKDKCDSSTFEIAVEAAHQEEQTDILSAFKRADAGEDEGELDFSALLKATKKKKKPVKEEEKIDVWELLKSAHPSEYEKIAFEYGITDLRGMLKRLKKMKTVEPKHTEAFLKKLDSCYSVDKGKKIVLSCEVVDPMVPVKWLKNGQEIKPSAKYIMEASGNVRTLTIMKSNLADDAAYECVVGEDKSFTEVFVKEPPVTITKLMDDYHVVVGDRVEFEIEVSEEGAHVMWFFEDVELHRDKDTHKYRFKKDGKKHMLIIQEATLDDIGMYHAWTNGGHTKGELEVEEKELEVLQDIADLTVKAAEQAMFKCEVSDDKVTGKWFKDGVEVLPNERIRMTHVGRFHRLIIDEVKPEDAGDYTFVPDGYALSLSAKLNFLEIKIDYVPRQDPPKIHLDTTGNMVSQNTIIVVAGNKLRLDVEITGEPAPTVVWSKGDHEIKDTEGRVRVESRKDLSCFIIEGAEREDEGKYNICVTNPAGEDKAMLFVKIVDVPDPPESVKCVSVGEDCATITWQPPKFDGGAAIKGYLMERKKKGSSRWTKLNFDVYESTTYEAKRMIEGVLYEMRVFAVNSIGLSQPSLNSKPFMPIAATSEPLRLTVHDVTDSTCSLRWLAPEKVGAGGLDGYVIEYCKEGDTEWVVANKELCERQGYVVRNLPVGEKINFRVVAVNIAGRSPPATMAQPVTIREIVEYPKIRLPRDLRTRYTKKVGEKINLTIPFQGKPRPVATWYKDGQPIDPKLVHVRNSNVDSILFIRSAERAHSGKYELVVQIENMEDRATIEIRIVEKPGPPLHVKVTDVWGFNAALEWDPPKDDGNCEVTGYTIQKADLKTKEWYTVYEHNRRTHCTASDLIMGNEYNFRVYSENLCGLSDEPCFSKNTATIEKTGLEYKPTPFKEKDMNCSPKFTKPLVDRSVVAGYSTAISCAVRGYPKPKITWMKNKMIIGEDPKFLMQNNQGVLTLNIRKPSTFDGGRYSCMAVNELGTDEVECKLDVRIPKDPDKVDK, from the exons AGAAACCACAGGGGGAGG ccGAACCCCACCCAGCGGAAATTG ATGCACCACACCCAGAAGGAG AGGTGCTGTCCACTGAGCTCACCGGGCTCTTTGTGGAGAAGCCACCAGATAGTATAGTCGCTGTCGCAG GAACGGATATCACTTTCACAGCCAAGGTTGACTCAAGCAAACTGGTGAGGAAACCTGTCATGAAATGGCTGAAGGGAAAGTGGCTGGACCTTGGCAGCAAGGCTGGGAAACATATGCAGTTCAAAGAAACATATGACAGGAATACTAAG GTCTATACTTATGAGATGAAGATCATCAAAGTGGTCCCTGGAGATGCTGGGGGCTACAGATGCGAGGTGACTTCCAAAGACAAGTGTGACAGCTCCACCTTTGAGATCGCTGTTGAAG CTGCACACCAGGAGGAGCAGACAGATATTTTGTCTGCCTTCAAGCGAGC GGATGCTGGAGAGGACGAGGGAGAGCTGGATTTCAGCGCTCTGCTGAAAGCCACTAAGAA GAAGAAGAAGCCtgtaaaagaggaagaaaagatagATGTATGGGAATTGCTTAAGTCTGCCCATCCGAGCGAGTATGAGAAAATCGCCTTTGAGTATGGCATCACTGACCTGAGGGGTATGCTGAAACGTCTGAAAAAGATGAAGACTGTCGAGCCCAAGCATACCGAGG CTTTCCTGAAGAAGCTCGATTCTTGCTACTCAGTGGACAAGGGCAAGAAGATTGTTCTGTCGTGTGAGGTGGTTGATCCCATGGTCCCGGTCAAATGGTTGAAGAACGGCCAGGAGATCAAACCCTCAGCCAA GTATATCATGGAGGCAAGTGGGAACGTCAGAACGCTTACCATCATGAAGTCAAACCTGGCTGATGATGCTGCATATGAATGTGTGGTTGGCGAGGACAAGAGTTTCACAGAGGTGTTTGTCAAAG AGCCCCCTGTGACCATCACCAAGCTGATGGATGACTACCACGTGGTCGTGGGAGATAGAGTGGAGTTTGAGATTGAGGTTTCAGAGGAGGGCGCCCATGTCATGTG gTTCTTTGAAGATGTAGAGCTTCACAGAGACAAAGATACCCATAAGTATCGCTTCAAGAAGGATGGCAAGAAGCACATGCTGATCATCCAGGAGGCTACGCTCGATGACATTGGAATGTACCATGCTTGGACAAACGGCGGACATACCAAGGGAGAGCTGGAGGTGGAAG AAAAGGAACTGGAGGTGCTGCAGGACATTGCTGATCTAACGGTCAAGGCAGCAGAACAGGCCATGTTCAAGTGTGAGGTGTCTGATGACAAGGTCACAGGAAAGTGGTTCAAAGATGGAGTGGAGGTCTTGCCAAACGAGCGCATCAGAATGACTCATGTTGGAAG GTTTCATCGGCTGATTATTGATGAAGTGAAACCAGAGGATGCTGGCGACTACACATTTGTTCCTGATGGATACGCTCTGTCGCTTTCTGCCAAACTTAACTTCTTGG AAATTAAGATCGACTATGTGCCCAGACAAG ATCCTCCAAAGATCCACCTGGACACCACTGGAAACATGGTCTCCCAAAACACCATCATTGTGGTGGCGGGCAACAAGCTCCGACTGGATGTGGAGATCACAGGAGAGCCAGCACCCACAGTTGTTTGGTCCAAAGGAGATCAC GAGATCAAAGACACTGAGGGGCGTGTAAGGGTGGAGTCCAGGAAAGACTTGAGCTGCTTCATCATAGAGGGGGCcgagagggaggatgagggcAAGTACAACATCTGTGTGACCAACCCTGCTGGAGAGGACAAGGCTATGCTGTTTGTGAAAATCGTGG ATGTGCCCGACCCCCCTGAGTCTGTCAAATGCGTATCAGTAGGAGAGGATTGTGCCACTATTACCTGGCAGCCTCCTAAATTTGATGGCGGTGCAGCAATCAAAG GTTATCTcatggagaggaagaagaaaggctCTTCCAGATGGACAAAGCTTAACTTTGATGTATATGAATCGACTACATACGAGGCTAAGAGGATGATTGAAGGTGTTCTGTATGAGATGAGGGTGTTTGCTGTCAACAGCATTGGCCTGTCTCAGCCAAGTCTCAACTCCAAACCCTTCATGCCTATTG CCGCAACTAGCGAGCCATTGCGTCTGACGGTGCACGATGTGACGGACAGCACATGCAGCCTGAGGTGGCTCGCCCCAGAAAAAGTTGGAGCCGGAGGCCTGGATGGCTACGTTATTGAATACTGCAAGGAAGGAG acaCTGAGTGGGTGGTGGCAAACAAGGAACTTTGTGAGAGGCAGGGATATGTGGTGCGTAACCTCCCCGTGGGAGAGAAGATAAACTTCAGGGTGGTGGCAGTAAACATCGCTGGACGCAGTCCTCCTGCTACAATGGCACAGCCCGTCACCATCCGTGAGATCGTGG AATATCCTAAGATCCGCCTTCCTCGCGATCTGAGAACAAGGTACACCAAGAAAGTAGGAGAAAAGATCAACCTGACCATCCCCTTCCAG GGTAAACCACGCCCCGTTGCAACCTGGTACAAGGATGGTCAACCTATTGACCCCAAGTTGGTCCATGTCCGTAACAGCAACGTGGACAGCATCCTCTTTATCCGCTCTGCAGAGAGAGCACACTCAGGAAAATATGAGCTGGTTGTACAGATTGAGAACATGGAGGACAGGGCCACCATTGAAATCAGGATTGTTG AAAAGCCTGGGCCTCCTTTGCATGTGAAAGTGACAGACGTCTGGGGCTTCAATGCTGCACTGGAGTGGGACCCCCCCAAGGATGATGGCAACTGTGAGGTTACTGGATACACCATCCAGAAGGCAGACTTGAAGACCAAG GAATGGTACACCGTTTATGAGCACAACAGACGGACACACTGCACAGCTTCAGATCTGATCATGGGCAATGAGTACAACTTCCGTGTCTACAGTGAAAACCTCTGTGGCCTGAGTGACGAGCCTTGCTTCAGCAAGAACACGGCTACCATTGAAAAGACAG GCCTGGAGTACAAACCAACCCCATTCAAGGAGAAAGACATGAACTGTTCGCCCAAGTTTACCAAGCCCTTGGTTGACAGATCTGTAGTGGCCGGTTACAGCACTGCCATCTCCTGCGCCGTCAGAGGCTACCCCAAG CCTAAGATCACCTGGATGAAGAACAAGATGATCATTGGTGAGGATCCCAAGTTCTTGATGCAAAACAACCAGGGAGTGCTGACCCTCAACATTCGCAAGCCAAGCACCTTTGATGGAGGCAGATACTCCTGCATGGCTGTCAACGAGCTGGGCACGGACGAAGTGGAGTGCAAGCTGGACGTCCGAA TTCCCAAAGACCCAGACAAGGTGGATAAGTGA
- the mybpc2b gene encoding myosin binding protein Cb isoform X3 — MPEPVPAEKPQGEEVLSTELTGLFVEKPPDSIVAVAGTDITFTAKVDSSKLVRKPVMKWLKGKWLDLGSKAGKHMQFKETYDRNTKVYTYEMKIIKVVPGDAGGYRCEVTSKDKCDSSTFEIAVEAAHQEEQTDILSAFKRADAGEDEGELDFSALLKATKKKKKPVKEEEKIDVWELLKSAHPSEYEKIAFEYGITDLRGMLKRLKKMKTVEPKHTEAFLKKLDSCYSVDKGKKIVLSCEVVDPMVPVKWLKNGQEIKPSAKYIMEASGNVRTLTIMKSNLADDAAYECVVGEDKSFTEVFVKEPPVTITKLMDDYHVVVGDRVEFEIEVSEEGAHVMWFFEDVELHRDKDTHKYRFKKDGKKHMLIIQEATLDDIGMYHAWTNGGHTKGELEVEEKELEVLQDIADLTVKAAEQAMFKCEVSDDKVTGKWFKDGVEVLPNERIRMTHVGRFHRLIIDEVKPEDAGDYTFVPDGYALSLSAKLNFLEIKIDYVPRQDPPKIHLDTTGNMVSQNTIIVVAGNKLRLDVEITGEPAPTVVWSKGDHEIKDTEGRVRVESRKDLSCFIIEGAEREDEGKYNICVTNPAGEDKAMLFVKIVDVPDPPESVKCVSVGEDCATITWQPPKFDGGAAIKGYLMERKKKGSSRWTKLNFDVYESTTYEAKRMIEGVLYEMRVFAVNSIGLSQPSLNSKPFMPIAATSEPLRLTVHDVTDSTCSLRWLAPEKVGAGGLDGYVIEYCKEGDTEWVVANKELCERQGYVVRNLPVGEKINFRVVAVNIAGRSPPATMAQPVTIREIVEYPKIRLPRDLRTRYTKKVGEKINLTIPFQGKPRPVATWYKDGQPIDPKLVHVRNSNVDSILFIRSAERAHSGKYELVVQIENMEDRATIEIRIVEKPGPPLHVKVTDVWGFNAALEWDPPKDDGNCEVTGYTIQKADLKTKEWYTVYEHNRRTHCTASDLIMGNEYNFRVYSENLCGLSDEPCFSKNTATIEKTGLEYKPTPFKEKDMNCSPKFTKPLVDRSVVAGYSTAISCAVRGYPKPKITWMKNKMIIGEDPKFLMQNNQGVLTLNIRKPSTFDGGRYSCMAVNELGTDEVECKLDVRIPKDPDKVDK, encoded by the exons AGAAACCACAGGGGGAGG AGGTGCTGTCCACTGAGCTCACCGGGCTCTTTGTGGAGAAGCCACCAGATAGTATAGTCGCTGTCGCAG GAACGGATATCACTTTCACAGCCAAGGTTGACTCAAGCAAACTGGTGAGGAAACCTGTCATGAAATGGCTGAAGGGAAAGTGGCTGGACCTTGGCAGCAAGGCTGGGAAACATATGCAGTTCAAAGAAACATATGACAGGAATACTAAG GTCTATACTTATGAGATGAAGATCATCAAAGTGGTCCCTGGAGATGCTGGGGGCTACAGATGCGAGGTGACTTCCAAAGACAAGTGTGACAGCTCCACCTTTGAGATCGCTGTTGAAG CTGCACACCAGGAGGAGCAGACAGATATTTTGTCTGCCTTCAAGCGAGC GGATGCTGGAGAGGACGAGGGAGAGCTGGATTTCAGCGCTCTGCTGAAAGCCACTAAGAA GAAGAAGAAGCCtgtaaaagaggaagaaaagatagATGTATGGGAATTGCTTAAGTCTGCCCATCCGAGCGAGTATGAGAAAATCGCCTTTGAGTATGGCATCACTGACCTGAGGGGTATGCTGAAACGTCTGAAAAAGATGAAGACTGTCGAGCCCAAGCATACCGAGG CTTTCCTGAAGAAGCTCGATTCTTGCTACTCAGTGGACAAGGGCAAGAAGATTGTTCTGTCGTGTGAGGTGGTTGATCCCATGGTCCCGGTCAAATGGTTGAAGAACGGCCAGGAGATCAAACCCTCAGCCAA GTATATCATGGAGGCAAGTGGGAACGTCAGAACGCTTACCATCATGAAGTCAAACCTGGCTGATGATGCTGCATATGAATGTGTGGTTGGCGAGGACAAGAGTTTCACAGAGGTGTTTGTCAAAG AGCCCCCTGTGACCATCACCAAGCTGATGGATGACTACCACGTGGTCGTGGGAGATAGAGTGGAGTTTGAGATTGAGGTTTCAGAGGAGGGCGCCCATGTCATGTG gTTCTTTGAAGATGTAGAGCTTCACAGAGACAAAGATACCCATAAGTATCGCTTCAAGAAGGATGGCAAGAAGCACATGCTGATCATCCAGGAGGCTACGCTCGATGACATTGGAATGTACCATGCTTGGACAAACGGCGGACATACCAAGGGAGAGCTGGAGGTGGAAG AAAAGGAACTGGAGGTGCTGCAGGACATTGCTGATCTAACGGTCAAGGCAGCAGAACAGGCCATGTTCAAGTGTGAGGTGTCTGATGACAAGGTCACAGGAAAGTGGTTCAAAGATGGAGTGGAGGTCTTGCCAAACGAGCGCATCAGAATGACTCATGTTGGAAG GTTTCATCGGCTGATTATTGATGAAGTGAAACCAGAGGATGCTGGCGACTACACATTTGTTCCTGATGGATACGCTCTGTCGCTTTCTGCCAAACTTAACTTCTTGG AAATTAAGATCGACTATGTGCCCAGACAAG ATCCTCCAAAGATCCACCTGGACACCACTGGAAACATGGTCTCCCAAAACACCATCATTGTGGTGGCGGGCAACAAGCTCCGACTGGATGTGGAGATCACAGGAGAGCCAGCACCCACAGTTGTTTGGTCCAAAGGAGATCAC GAGATCAAAGACACTGAGGGGCGTGTAAGGGTGGAGTCCAGGAAAGACTTGAGCTGCTTCATCATAGAGGGGGCcgagagggaggatgagggcAAGTACAACATCTGTGTGACCAACCCTGCTGGAGAGGACAAGGCTATGCTGTTTGTGAAAATCGTGG ATGTGCCCGACCCCCCTGAGTCTGTCAAATGCGTATCAGTAGGAGAGGATTGTGCCACTATTACCTGGCAGCCTCCTAAATTTGATGGCGGTGCAGCAATCAAAG GTTATCTcatggagaggaagaagaaaggctCTTCCAGATGGACAAAGCTTAACTTTGATGTATATGAATCGACTACATACGAGGCTAAGAGGATGATTGAAGGTGTTCTGTATGAGATGAGGGTGTTTGCTGTCAACAGCATTGGCCTGTCTCAGCCAAGTCTCAACTCCAAACCCTTCATGCCTATTG CCGCAACTAGCGAGCCATTGCGTCTGACGGTGCACGATGTGACGGACAGCACATGCAGCCTGAGGTGGCTCGCCCCAGAAAAAGTTGGAGCCGGAGGCCTGGATGGCTACGTTATTGAATACTGCAAGGAAGGAG acaCTGAGTGGGTGGTGGCAAACAAGGAACTTTGTGAGAGGCAGGGATATGTGGTGCGTAACCTCCCCGTGGGAGAGAAGATAAACTTCAGGGTGGTGGCAGTAAACATCGCTGGACGCAGTCCTCCTGCTACAATGGCACAGCCCGTCACCATCCGTGAGATCGTGG AATATCCTAAGATCCGCCTTCCTCGCGATCTGAGAACAAGGTACACCAAGAAAGTAGGAGAAAAGATCAACCTGACCATCCCCTTCCAG GGTAAACCACGCCCCGTTGCAACCTGGTACAAGGATGGTCAACCTATTGACCCCAAGTTGGTCCATGTCCGTAACAGCAACGTGGACAGCATCCTCTTTATCCGCTCTGCAGAGAGAGCACACTCAGGAAAATATGAGCTGGTTGTACAGATTGAGAACATGGAGGACAGGGCCACCATTGAAATCAGGATTGTTG AAAAGCCTGGGCCTCCTTTGCATGTGAAAGTGACAGACGTCTGGGGCTTCAATGCTGCACTGGAGTGGGACCCCCCCAAGGATGATGGCAACTGTGAGGTTACTGGATACACCATCCAGAAGGCAGACTTGAAGACCAAG GAATGGTACACCGTTTATGAGCACAACAGACGGACACACTGCACAGCTTCAGATCTGATCATGGGCAATGAGTACAACTTCCGTGTCTACAGTGAAAACCTCTGTGGCCTGAGTGACGAGCCTTGCTTCAGCAAGAACACGGCTACCATTGAAAAGACAG GCCTGGAGTACAAACCAACCCCATTCAAGGAGAAAGACATGAACTGTTCGCCCAAGTTTACCAAGCCCTTGGTTGACAGATCTGTAGTGGCCGGTTACAGCACTGCCATCTCCTGCGCCGTCAGAGGCTACCCCAAG CCTAAGATCACCTGGATGAAGAACAAGATGATCATTGGTGAGGATCCCAAGTTCTTGATGCAAAACAACCAGGGAGTGCTGACCCTCAACATTCGCAAGCCAAGCACCTTTGATGGAGGCAGATACTCCTGCATGGCTGTCAACGAGCTGGGCACGGACGAAGTGGAGTGCAAGCTGGACGTCCGAA TTCCCAAAGACCCAGACAAGGTGGATAAGTGA
- the mybpc2b gene encoding myosin binding protein Cb isoform X1 yields MPEPVPAEKPQGEAPEEPTEEAPEEPSEDAEPHPAEIDAPHPEGEVLSTELTGLFVEKPPDSIVAVAGTDITFTAKVDSSKLVRKPVMKWLKGKWLDLGSKAGKHMQFKETYDRNTKVYTYEMKIIKVVPGDAGGYRCEVTSKDKCDSSTFEIAVEAAHQEEQTDILSAFKRADAGEDEGELDFSALLKATKKKKKPVKEEEKIDVWELLKSAHPSEYEKIAFEYGITDLRGMLKRLKKMKTVEPKHTEAFLKKLDSCYSVDKGKKIVLSCEVVDPMVPVKWLKNGQEIKPSAKYIMEASGNVRTLTIMKSNLADDAAYECVVGEDKSFTEVFVKEPPVTITKLMDDYHVVVGDRVEFEIEVSEEGAHVMWFFEDVELHRDKDTHKYRFKKDGKKHMLIIQEATLDDIGMYHAWTNGGHTKGELEVEEKELEVLQDIADLTVKAAEQAMFKCEVSDDKVTGKWFKDGVEVLPNERIRMTHVGRFHRLIIDEVKPEDAGDYTFVPDGYALSLSAKLNFLEIKIDYVPRQDPPKIHLDTTGNMVSQNTIIVVAGNKLRLDVEITGEPAPTVVWSKGDHEIKDTEGRVRVESRKDLSCFIIEGAEREDEGKYNICVTNPAGEDKAMLFVKIVDVPDPPESVKCVSVGEDCATITWQPPKFDGGAAIKGYLMERKKKGSSRWTKLNFDVYESTTYEAKRMIEGVLYEMRVFAVNSIGLSQPSLNSKPFMPIAATSEPLRLTVHDVTDSTCSLRWLAPEKVGAGGLDGYVIEYCKEGDTEWVVANKELCERQGYVVRNLPVGEKINFRVVAVNIAGRSPPATMAQPVTIREIVEYPKIRLPRDLRTRYTKKVGEKINLTIPFQGKPRPVATWYKDGQPIDPKLVHVRNSNVDSILFIRSAERAHSGKYELVVQIENMEDRATIEIRIVEKPGPPLHVKVTDVWGFNAALEWDPPKDDGNCEVTGYTIQKADLKTKEWYTVYEHNRRTHCTASDLIMGNEYNFRVYSENLCGLSDEPCFSKNTATIEKTGLEYKPTPFKEKDMNCSPKFTKPLVDRSVVAGYSTAISCAVRGYPKPKITWMKNKMIIGEDPKFLMQNNQGVLTLNIRKPSTFDGGRYSCMAVNELGTDEVECKLDVRIPKDPDKVDK; encoded by the exons AGAAACCACAGGGGGAGG CCCCAGAGGAGCCAACTGAAGAGG CCCCAGAGGAGCCTTCTGAAGATG ccGAACCCCACCCAGCGGAAATTG ATGCACCACACCCAGAAGGAG AGGTGCTGTCCACTGAGCTCACCGGGCTCTTTGTGGAGAAGCCACCAGATAGTATAGTCGCTGTCGCAG GAACGGATATCACTTTCACAGCCAAGGTTGACTCAAGCAAACTGGTGAGGAAACCTGTCATGAAATGGCTGAAGGGAAAGTGGCTGGACCTTGGCAGCAAGGCTGGGAAACATATGCAGTTCAAAGAAACATATGACAGGAATACTAAG GTCTATACTTATGAGATGAAGATCATCAAAGTGGTCCCTGGAGATGCTGGGGGCTACAGATGCGAGGTGACTTCCAAAGACAAGTGTGACAGCTCCACCTTTGAGATCGCTGTTGAAG CTGCACACCAGGAGGAGCAGACAGATATTTTGTCTGCCTTCAAGCGAGC GGATGCTGGAGAGGACGAGGGAGAGCTGGATTTCAGCGCTCTGCTGAAAGCCACTAAGAA GAAGAAGAAGCCtgtaaaagaggaagaaaagatagATGTATGGGAATTGCTTAAGTCTGCCCATCCGAGCGAGTATGAGAAAATCGCCTTTGAGTATGGCATCACTGACCTGAGGGGTATGCTGAAACGTCTGAAAAAGATGAAGACTGTCGAGCCCAAGCATACCGAGG CTTTCCTGAAGAAGCTCGATTCTTGCTACTCAGTGGACAAGGGCAAGAAGATTGTTCTGTCGTGTGAGGTGGTTGATCCCATGGTCCCGGTCAAATGGTTGAAGAACGGCCAGGAGATCAAACCCTCAGCCAA GTATATCATGGAGGCAAGTGGGAACGTCAGAACGCTTACCATCATGAAGTCAAACCTGGCTGATGATGCTGCATATGAATGTGTGGTTGGCGAGGACAAGAGTTTCACAGAGGTGTTTGTCAAAG AGCCCCCTGTGACCATCACCAAGCTGATGGATGACTACCACGTGGTCGTGGGAGATAGAGTGGAGTTTGAGATTGAGGTTTCAGAGGAGGGCGCCCATGTCATGTG gTTCTTTGAAGATGTAGAGCTTCACAGAGACAAAGATACCCATAAGTATCGCTTCAAGAAGGATGGCAAGAAGCACATGCTGATCATCCAGGAGGCTACGCTCGATGACATTGGAATGTACCATGCTTGGACAAACGGCGGACATACCAAGGGAGAGCTGGAGGTGGAAG AAAAGGAACTGGAGGTGCTGCAGGACATTGCTGATCTAACGGTCAAGGCAGCAGAACAGGCCATGTTCAAGTGTGAGGTGTCTGATGACAAGGTCACAGGAAAGTGGTTCAAAGATGGAGTGGAGGTCTTGCCAAACGAGCGCATCAGAATGACTCATGTTGGAAG GTTTCATCGGCTGATTATTGATGAAGTGAAACCAGAGGATGCTGGCGACTACACATTTGTTCCTGATGGATACGCTCTGTCGCTTTCTGCCAAACTTAACTTCTTGG AAATTAAGATCGACTATGTGCCCAGACAAG ATCCTCCAAAGATCCACCTGGACACCACTGGAAACATGGTCTCCCAAAACACCATCATTGTGGTGGCGGGCAACAAGCTCCGACTGGATGTGGAGATCACAGGAGAGCCAGCACCCACAGTTGTTTGGTCCAAAGGAGATCAC GAGATCAAAGACACTGAGGGGCGTGTAAGGGTGGAGTCCAGGAAAGACTTGAGCTGCTTCATCATAGAGGGGGCcgagagggaggatgagggcAAGTACAACATCTGTGTGACCAACCCTGCTGGAGAGGACAAGGCTATGCTGTTTGTGAAAATCGTGG ATGTGCCCGACCCCCCTGAGTCTGTCAAATGCGTATCAGTAGGAGAGGATTGTGCCACTATTACCTGGCAGCCTCCTAAATTTGATGGCGGTGCAGCAATCAAAG GTTATCTcatggagaggaagaagaaaggctCTTCCAGATGGACAAAGCTTAACTTTGATGTATATGAATCGACTACATACGAGGCTAAGAGGATGATTGAAGGTGTTCTGTATGAGATGAGGGTGTTTGCTGTCAACAGCATTGGCCTGTCTCAGCCAAGTCTCAACTCCAAACCCTTCATGCCTATTG CCGCAACTAGCGAGCCATTGCGTCTGACGGTGCACGATGTGACGGACAGCACATGCAGCCTGAGGTGGCTCGCCCCAGAAAAAGTTGGAGCCGGAGGCCTGGATGGCTACGTTATTGAATACTGCAAGGAAGGAG acaCTGAGTGGGTGGTGGCAAACAAGGAACTTTGTGAGAGGCAGGGATATGTGGTGCGTAACCTCCCCGTGGGAGAGAAGATAAACTTCAGGGTGGTGGCAGTAAACATCGCTGGACGCAGTCCTCCTGCTACAATGGCACAGCCCGTCACCATCCGTGAGATCGTGG AATATCCTAAGATCCGCCTTCCTCGCGATCTGAGAACAAGGTACACCAAGAAAGTAGGAGAAAAGATCAACCTGACCATCCCCTTCCAG GGTAAACCACGCCCCGTTGCAACCTGGTACAAGGATGGTCAACCTATTGACCCCAAGTTGGTCCATGTCCGTAACAGCAACGTGGACAGCATCCTCTTTATCCGCTCTGCAGAGAGAGCACACTCAGGAAAATATGAGCTGGTTGTACAGATTGAGAACATGGAGGACAGGGCCACCATTGAAATCAGGATTGTTG AAAAGCCTGGGCCTCCTTTGCATGTGAAAGTGACAGACGTCTGGGGCTTCAATGCTGCACTGGAGTGGGACCCCCCCAAGGATGATGGCAACTGTGAGGTTACTGGATACACCATCCAGAAGGCAGACTTGAAGACCAAG GAATGGTACACCGTTTATGAGCACAACAGACGGACACACTGCACAGCTTCAGATCTGATCATGGGCAATGAGTACAACTTCCGTGTCTACAGTGAAAACCTCTGTGGCCTGAGTGACGAGCCTTGCTTCAGCAAGAACACGGCTACCATTGAAAAGACAG GCCTGGAGTACAAACCAACCCCATTCAAGGAGAAAGACATGAACTGTTCGCCCAAGTTTACCAAGCCCTTGGTTGACAGATCTGTAGTGGCCGGTTACAGCACTGCCATCTCCTGCGCCGTCAGAGGCTACCCCAAG CCTAAGATCACCTGGATGAAGAACAAGATGATCATTGGTGAGGATCCCAAGTTCTTGATGCAAAACAACCAGGGAGTGCTGACCCTCAACATTCGCAAGCCAAGCACCTTTGATGGAGGCAGATACTCCTGCATGGCTGTCAACGAGCTGGGCACGGACGAAGTGGAGTGCAAGCTGGACGTCCGAA TTCCCAAAGACCCAGACAAGGTGGATAAGTGA